The sequence CCACACTGTCCAGAGTACACTTGTGCTTTGGACCAAGTCTACCTGCCACTCATGACTTCCTGTGCATCTCCTACATGTGACTCCGAGGCTGTGCTCCAAGGCAGATATCAGTCATAGTTAGGGAAggagaaatattatttattgtGTTTTGATTTCCTTAAATTAAATGGCTGCTTCATAAACCTGCTTGAAAAACTAAAGGTCACATCTGGAACAAGAGATTGGCTAAGGAAGCAGCTACCAGATAAATTTAGTTTAGGGgaacagaaatttattttatgtgtcAAAGCTTGTTGCCTGTGTAAACCAGCCTGcaaaaacatatatttttttttcctgagaatcATGGAGAACAAGTTGTGAAGTCCAGAGgctttttaaataaagtgaataaaaatgCCATCAGTGCATGCCTTATGGTAGGGGGCTTCTCTCTACTGCACTCCCCTTGTCTTTTCCAATTAAGATGAGATTAACCTCAGCTTGTCTGTGTGAATGCCAGGAATCTTAAAGGGGGCTgtctcagctgcctctgcctggcgAGGAGACTGGTAGAGCACCGAGTGGGGGCTGATGTGGCTTCTGCCAGtgcctctctctccctccaCTGACTGCAAAGTGAGCAGACATCTCCTCCCAGCCGCTCTTTCAAATGCTcagtttgaaaatgaaataaactgaTGAATAATATGTACCTTCAGCTGACAGAAGTCAAACtgaattttcagagaaaaagaaaattgaactGGAGGTCACTTGTAGTATTGTTTCCCCATTTCTGTATTAgaatctttttttaatatgatgtTCCAAGACAAAGGAGCTGCTTCTGAAAAGCCGTTTTTCTGgataaaatggaaatgaatgtTGAATGCCTTGCTGAGTGCTCTTCAGAAGGGCAGAAATTACTTTAAACTGTATGATGTGTTTCCCTATTACTATTTGTCCTGACAACTGAAATTAAGGTAATTTCCTTCTTTCAATCAACTTCTGCTCTCACTTGTACCATTATATATACATTAAAACAGTTGCATGATTTGTATTTCTTGTGTGACACTGACATATTTTTTACCTGTTGATCCAATCACATAATTTTTTATCTCCTTCGCATATATCTTAATTGAAAATCCATACACAGCTTATCTTACTTGTAGAGTTGAAATGGAGAAGATAAAATACAGTAGAACAAAACTACAGGTTTTGATTTAAGGGGTTTtgaggtaaaaagaaaaatatctaagTGCCTTAGGTTCCTGCAAGGTTCTCCTTACCATCACTGACCTGATGGAGGGCTCCTCAGCTGATATAAACATAATATCAGAGCATATAATCCTGATCAACCATCCACAAGGTCTGATGCTTTGTAGGCTGGAGCCTCCATCTGTAATTCCACAGAGCCTGCACCAGGTATGATGTCATTTGATGAATGAACTTGTTTTGTGAAATGTGGCATTATCCAAAGGCTAACTTTGCAGCATTAAAAATCAACCAGGAACAAGCTACCTCACAGATTTTCCTACATTCTCTGGAAATGCTGGACACAAAATCAAAGAGAGGACACCTGTCCCCATGTAACCAAGCATTCCTCTAGCTCCTCCCAAAGTGCAAGACAGAGCCTTTTGGGTCAGGTGGGTAAGATTCCGTGGCATGTGGAAATTTGGAGAGGGAAACAGCAAGAGTTACTAACAGGGTTTCCAATCACAGCTGTCTGCCAGCATGAATCAAGTGCCTGCACACTCAGCATGTGTCCTTGGggaagatggagaaaaatagaaactatTTGGACTGCTGAAACTATTTACCATCTCCTGTCATCTGAACTGTGAAGAAAATAGATGTGTTGgtatatttctttattttggcaGTTAACTGTTATCCAACATAATCTCAAAACACCTTTGTAAAATGGTGCTTTCTGCCTTGCAAGTATTGCTTAGCTCCTGACAGCAAGCAGGAGGGCAAGCAAAGCTCCCCAGCAGATACTACTGCCTACCCTGCAGCAAGGGTATGAAGAGTAGAATGGCATGATGTGATGAGGGACAGGACATGTGCAGGTCAGAATACTTCCCAGGCAGAGGCAGTGATCAGGCCTGAGGTCTTTGTGAGAAGGTTCCTATGTCAGGGGCCAGCAGCAATTGTGGCAGAGATCAGGAGCAGCCCTGTTGGCTGTGAAGCTTCTGGCCTGTGGGCAGACCTGCCCTGGGGCTTGCTGTCACTGAGAAGTCGGCACAAAAGGAGAGAGTAAGTGGTGAAGACACAGGTTATACTGTCCTCTCATCCCTGGAGATCCTTGGTTATTAACAAAGAGGCTTCTCTGCTCCCTTAGGAGCAGCATATCTCAGCCTGAGCTAAAATACAACACAGTGATGGTCAGGACCTCAATCTAAACTATTCATTGCTTAAATGTTATCTGTACTATCATGTAAAACCAGAGAGGATGAGTGCCTTTGCAAGGACTTACCCTGCATGCCTGAAAACTGCagcattgttttaaaatactgaggGCCACATAAACTGAGGGCCACAAATATCTTTCCAGTTAGAACTGAGACTCTGGTGGTAAATGTTCCAGGGCCACTTGCTGTCACAGTACTGAATGCTACACATCTCTTGCCTCCAAAACTCACTGATCACAGCCCACTGGATAGATggtccctgtcctgtgctgcctgtgtcATGTTCTGGCTGATCTGAACCACCTACCCACCTACCCCCACAGATGGCATTAAATTCTGGCAGCCAGGAGTGCTCCCTGACATGCTTTCCTGGTGTAGACATAGATCTCCTGTCCTCCAAAGGCAGCATGTCTTTGTCTAGTTGTAGAAGGCAGATTCTTCCTTCActaattaaaaaaggaaaatgtcacCAGCAAAATTTGGCCCAAGCTGTGGGGTTTCTTTGTACTTTGAAGGAACTCAGTGGCAGGTCTCTCACTTGCTTCAGTCAAAACAGGATCCAAACATGGTGATGCCAATAAGCCTTTTTCTAGGATAAAGTGTATTTAGACTTTAAACCACTGGTCAGAGGTATGACTGATTTTTCTGTGCCTACTTTTAAGGTTAATTCCATGAAGAAATTAGGCGACTGTGGCCTGACTGTATGCCATCTTCCCAGTCCCACTAACTTTTGATCCTGTTGGCCAGTTTCAACTCACCATCGACCTGGGATTAGATTCCTGCCTGCATATAGACAAAGAGGCAGCACTCCCAGAAAAGGACTGTGATGTGATCTCTGCTTCTGTTGCATCCCTGAGAATCACCAGGCCACAGAGGTGCACAGAGCACCCAGCAAGATGACACTTCTGCCACAGCTATCGAGATGTTTAGATATCAACAAACCTCAAGATAAAAATCTGTAAGAAACCCAACTTTTCCTGCTCTTAGTGCTTACAGTTGTTGCTACTGGTTCTGCTCAGCTTTTTAGGTTTACAGTGCAGAACTGCAGTGACCAAGAATCATCTATACAATGAAGTGCTTAGGGGTTGGATATCACtctagaaaactgaaaaaaacactAGCATATTTGAAAGTCTTGGCACCTGAGACATTTCTATCAAAAAACAATGCACATTCATACAGTAGAAACTTGGTAATTGAAAGTTGTCACCAAACATTTTGGTtcagaaactgaatttctgaCTTATGTATTTGAGGGCTTTGCAGCAAGTTTTTGGTATCTACCTGTTCATGTTCTAGTCATAAGAAGAAATGAGTCCTTTGTCTCCCCAAATGAAGagtttcactgctgctttttctgtcttaaaacAGAAGCCTCCACAGCAGGATTTTAGTTATCGAGctgattttcacaaaagattTGATTCGTTGCAGTCCTTTGAAGTAGCTGCTGGAGAACAGCACAAGATTTGCATAGAAAAATGGATGAAGGATTTTATTTAGATGATAATGCCTCATATGAATACCCTTATGAAACCAACGTCTGTGAAATGGGTGACTATTTCATATTTAACATCTATCTCACTGCTGTCCTCTACATTCTGGTGTTCTTCCTCAGTCTGCTAGGAAACGCTTTGGTGTTATGGATCCTACTGAAATATGAAAACCTTACATCTTTAACAAACATCTTCATCATGAATCTCTGTATCTCTGATTTAGTCTTCTCCTGCATGCTGCCTTTTTGGGTAGTGGACCAGTCctttggatggatttttggtGAGTTCCTTTGCAAAGCATCAAATGCTATTTTCTCCATTGGCTACTACAGCggtgttttctttttgactCTCATGACTATCCTGAGATACTTGTTTGTGGTGAACCCACTTTCAACTCTGAGATCCCAGACGCAGTGCTGTGGTGTTCTCGTGTCCTTGGCTGTTTGGACTGTTAGCATCTTAATTGTGGTTCCTGAGGTGATTCACACCACAGTGCAAGAAGACTTGGAACAGCACAGGTTCTGTGACTATGCCAATGGGAATTGGAAAAAGGTGGACATTTACGTGAGAAATGTActcttcctgttttcctttggagTCATCCTATTCTGTTACTTCAAGATACTCATAATCCTGCTTAGAGCAAGATCTCGCAGAAAGCACAGAACTGTGAGACTCATCCTCATTATTGTGGCagcttttttcctgtgctgggcaccctACAACATCCTCAGCTTCCTGACTACTTTTCCACCGCCTACCTGTCAGTATGTGAAGGACTCCAACCTTGCCTTTCACATCAGCCGTCAAATTGCTttctcccactgctgcctcaACCCTGTGCTCTATGTATTTGTTGGAGTGAAGTTCAAGAGGCATTTGGCACAGTTATGCAGTCTGTGTTTACACTGCAGCAATGGTCAAGCCTCCAGCCACAGGACCTGCTATGAAGGCACATTCCAGCGTGAAGGGACATCTCTCTATTGAAGCAAGACCTAACTATTAGGACTAATCCTGAATGAACTTTTAGATTTTTCATGCTAAGGATAGCTTCTAATTCTTAGAGGCACTTCCCTGAGAAAGATACACAAATTTATTCTTTGCAAATATGCTGTGTatggaaaataacaaaatgtatttgcagTGGGATGGAGAGATGAGAATGCCAAGAAATTACTGACCTGAAAGTCTTAAGTTCACAGTTTTTTGAACAGTGAGATGGATTTTCTCTCACTTATACtctcttttgaaaattaaaaaattcctttttcctttggcaTTAAAACATAGGTTTTAACATAAAAGTTGTTGCATATCTCTTTCTTACCTGACTTAAAATACTTGGATTGTATATAGCAATAGACACATaggtattttttgtaaattttaatgCCTTTCAATGTTTATCATTTTACTCATTGGTCTTTTTTTTGTGGGGAGAGATGTCTCTGGATTAACTGTTCTGACAATAGCTGCAAGACCTCAGAGTTTCTGAAGTTCTCAGGGCAAATGTTATTTTATCTTCTgatagatacatatatataaaactaGCTTTGTGTGAAAGTAGTCTTTTGGGTCTGAAATTGATAACTTTAGGAGAGCCCTAGAAGGAACACAGATGCTAAGCAGACACTTCACTAGGATAtcagttttccttctgttacTGCTGTTTGCCACAGGATTCTTCCAGTCTTTGAATATGGTTTCAGATGATTGCAGCAAATCAACAGCTCATCTCCTGAGCAGAGAGGGAGCATATttgctctttcctccttttctccctttgccaTGGTGCTGAGAATACTTAAACTTATAAATAGGTTATAGTGCAAGAacaaatggctttttaaataGCAGGATAAaaattgtttgctttatttgtaaaatttatttttggggttttctttaaGATAAACTGATACCCTTCTTCATTCTAGCTCAATAGGTATTTTTAACCCCAGGCAGTGTAACATATAGTACATACTCCAGTGTAGCTGAATGACAAAGTCCCTGCaaagaagaatatttattttcccagcaTTTATATAGAAAGCCAAAGTAGTTTTGCAGTGGCACCAAGCAATGGTTTAGCAATGGTTCTAAGCCAAAATTTGGCTTTTCGGGCATCTGTCTTAAAATGTCTATGCTGTTTCTACACTATTTCATTTGACCTCTAAATATTATCTGGAGCAGACAACAGATTCTTCACAGCTGCTGTGTAGTTTACAAAAAGGAGAAACTCAGATAGGCCCATAATACAATATCCTATTTCTGATTATACCCAGAAGCAAGAATGCCTAAGGAAAAGCATAAGAATGTGACATATATGACATAGATCAATACAGTCTTCCTAGGGCTTGTCCATAATTTCTAGTTTGTGCTTTGGTTTAGTTGCCAGAACAAAGTGTTTATATCGTGTCCCTTATCATCAGATGCACCTTTCTGAACAGATCAGTCCTGGTATCTCACTTACTACAGTAACTGCCtataatgtaaaaaattaaaaaggggaCTCATTAATTCTACAGGGTTCCAATTCACTTGTGTTCAGACAAACCATGGAAAGATAGAAgttgtcatttttttctggctgtgGTGGAGACCAGTGTTTGGCTATTGCTTCCTGTCAAGAAATGAAtttgaatttcatttgaaatgaatGTGGCTTCAAGAGACTTTGGGCTGGGGACTGAATACCACCAATTATTGAAGAGATAAATTACTGAAGGACAAATTGGTCCAATTTCTTCTATTCTGGTAAGCCAGGACCACGTCATTGGTGCCAGCAAATCTCCACAGGAGGAAAATACTATAACCATGAGTACAAGAAGGTCTCATACACCTACATAATTTCAACAAGCTGTCATTCAACTCATTGTCTTGGAGCGACATGACTGTGAAATATTTGTTGTTCATATATTTTACATCTGTCTAAAACAAAGTTGAGAATTATAATAGAAGCACAAAGTCTGAAAtgaccctgctctgcccagtttttagcaaattatttaaatctgCTTGTAACTTCAgcatattttgttattttttatatatattacagtGTATCTGAGTATGTAAAAAGAATTCTTGGTATTACCCAACTGTATTGCTGCCATAACAAAGTAACTCAGAATGTAGATATGCTGCCTCCTGATATAAGGAATTAGTACTAATAAACATTCAGAAATCCAATGGAATTCTACCCTGTGACTATTATTCTGAGCCTCTGATAACAACCTATTAAGGTATTTTCAATTGAAGAAGTAACTGTAAATTGTCATAGGTTAATTTAGCATGGAAGAGACTTCTGGAGGTGATCCACCGCTCCGTGCTGCTCACAGAAGTTTTATCTGCCTGATCAGACAAGGTCACTCAGGGCTTTATCTGGTCAAACTGATAATCTGCAAGAACAGGGACTCCAAGTCCTCTGAGTCCTTGTTGCAATGCTTAATGACTCTTATGGTGGATGTTTTTGATTCCACAcaaacaaaatttcttttgctgcagCCTAGTGATGTTGCTTTTTCCTTGCCTTCTCTGTGTCTTCACATTAGAGAATGGAAAAGAGCCATCAGATCTCTCCTAAACCTTGTTTTTTCCTGGGCCTAAACATATCCCAGCCAATTTAGTGTCCTCATACATCatgtgctccagctccctgtccATCTTGGTGATCCTTCATAGGGCTGGCTTCAGTCAGTCAGTGTCTCTTCCTTACATTGGTGGCCCCAAAACTAGATACTCCACTGCAGATCACGAGACCTGCAGTACTGAGACATTGTCAGTGACCACGATAATGTCAGGCAAAGTGGAATAAAGGTTTCCCTCAGCCTGATGGCAGCACAGGCCCATAAACAGTTAGTCCTCACTGCTACAGGGCCACATGCCTGTGCTGTGTTCAAATTTTCGTCCACTCGAAATCCAAGATCGTTCCTGGCAAAGCTGACCCCTAACCCCATGTTTAAGGAAACATCCTGTTTCCACTAAAATCAATGAAAATTTTGCTTCTGATCATAATCAGAGCAAGAATTAGATGCATAACTGTGTGCACTTTTGGCAAAGCACAGCCTGTACTTTACTGCCAGAAGTGTTTTCACTGAGAGTCAGGAAACCTTCATATTCtcaaggttttaaaattttgagtTTATTGCAACCATAAATAAAATTCTACTCTATCTTCTCCTTATGGCTactctgcagctgaaaatgCCCTTGTTCATCCACAGAAGCAAAATACTGAGAAGGACAAAGAAAAGTGTGAGGAGTGGAGTACTCTCTCCATATTCAGAAACAGCTCAGGTAACAAAACCAACACATATTTGAGTTTGTTTCATTCCTCCAAACAATGCTGCTTTCTTCCaacaaatagaagaaaaaaaaaaaaaagagctcttTATCCCTGTGCCACCCATACAGATGTATGTAAAAGACTCTGTTTCATTTAAACTGCACAGTCGAGTCTATGTCTTGGCTCTCCCATGTTGTTGTTGGTGCAGTTGGACCAGCACCAAACCAGACAAAATTCTTGATCCCTACTTTGTCCACACAGGAGTGAAATGCAGCCAGTTCTGATTAGTGGCAGCTCCTAAACCTGATGTGCTCTGGTGGATGTCAGTCTCTGACCTGATACTGAGCAGAATATTCTTCCAAGCTCCTCAGCCACTTTGTCTAAAATGCCATATTTGCCTCTAGATGTTTTCCAGAGCTTTGCTGGTTCTTTTTATgtttcctgctcccagctttaTACCTACTGACAATTATTTGTCCACCTATTCAAAACAGAAtgcaaacaaatgcaaaaagtGCTTCCAAAGCTTTCTCCCCACGGTCACAGAAGGTTTCTGATGATGAACAGCAGCCTGTTGTTCAGTCTAGCTACAATGGTATGTTAATCCATTGAGGGTGACCAGGGGAACTGGGAGTTAACTACTCTCATAAAATACCTCAAGTGCTAGTGGAAGCAAAGCCCTTCCAGTCATTATATAACATCAATTAACTCTTGCAAAAAACTTAAAGAAAACATGTAGCACATATAACAATAACATCAGGAAGATGGAAGGACACGTCTATGGACACATATTCAGAGACCACCATAAAACATTCATCTGTGGTGCACAGGAGACCACTAAGCAGCAATTTAGTTGTTTTAGTTGACTGAGTTGGCTACCTCTATTACCCAGTGAGAAAACTTTCCCCAGCAAAGGCTTTCCTTTTGGGGGCATGATTGACATTGCCTTTCCTGGCtagtaaaactgaaaataattcccATCTAGCCAATCATGGTTTATGAAGAAGTTAATCAATAAATTTTATCAGAGTAAACATACAGGAAAGCAACACACGTTGAGCAGACAATGTGGGTCTTTTCTAGTGCAGCTTCCAAAAAGGAAAGATCTCTAACATCTTCTATTGCcaagaaatgaggaaatatGGAAAATTCTAAGGAAGTGTTGGTCAGCCATGGACCTAGTTGGAAACAGCATGTTTTTGTCTGAAGAAATTGATGTATACATAAACAGGCAACAATTCAATACTTAACATCAGTaactaaatatttctgaaagtaaATACTACATAATTAAAAAGAGGAGCAATCCATTCTAATTGATTATTTTCAAGTGAAAAGTAGAATTCCACACAGACTTTTTGAAAATTTGTAAAGTAAGATCCATTGCAGTGAAATAACATGGCATTTGATTTACCATTATTTGTGTCTGATGACCCTGAGATTACTTTTGGAAGACACCCAGTTGCCTAGAGAtcaatggaaaacaaacacttaTATTCAGCAGATGCTCCTGGCGCTGCTGCATCATTCAGCAAAGCGTGCCAAGAAAAGTAAGCCTGAAGGTTGCTTCCAAACAGTGTAAGACATCCTACTGCATCCCATGCATCCCAAATGCATATATCCTGCATTTCTGAGGGCACTAAAATGCTT comes from Camarhynchus parvulus chromosome 2, STF_HiC, whole genome shotgun sequence and encodes:
- the XCR1 gene encoding chemokine XC receptor 1, with the translated sequence MDEGFYLDDNASYEYPYETNVCEMGDYFIFNIYLTAVLYILVFFLSLLGNALVLWILLKYENLTSLTNIFIMNLCISDLVFSCMLPFWVVDQSFGWIFGEFLCKASNAIFSIGYYSGVFFLTLMTILRYLFVVNPLSTLRSQTQCCGVLVSLAVWTVSILIVVPEVIHTTVQEDLEQHRFCDYANGNWKKVDIYVRNVLFLFSFGVILFCYFKILIILLRARSRRKHRTVRLILIIVAAFFLCWAPYNILSFLTTFPPPTCQYVKDSNLAFHISRQIAFSHCCLNPVLYVFVGVKFKRHLAQLCSLCLHCSNGQASSHRTCYEGTFQREGTSLY